The genomic segment TTCTAAACGCTTTTTTCTTCCAAAAGTCGATCCATATATAATTAGAATTTTATCTTAGTTAATTACAGAATCATTTATTTTACTACCTGCTATTTTATAATAAAAAGTATTACTTCTAAATTTAATGAAATACTGCAAAAACATATTTTCTTATTTACAATTAATAGATATCCTAACAATTATCTTTTTCTTGATGATATTGGATAATTATAATCTTGGGTAAAATGATATCTGCCTGGATTTTCTGGTTGATTTCCTGAATCTTTTTCTTCTTCAAATTCTGCCACCATATCTTGTCTTAAATGTTTTTCATAATATACTTTTTCTTTGTCGGTTAAATTCTTCATACTTGTATCACCTCCATTTTTATTGTTTTCTTTTGTATGATTAATATACTCTAGTATAAAAACTGCAATAAAATAGACACTTACAAGTTATACGTAAGTGCCTAAATTATTTATAATTAGCATTTAAAATATTGAATTACTCTAAAAAATAAATTAACTATAATCATTAGATTATTTAAATTTTATATTTAAATTGATTCCTTATCACATCTCTAGTTTGTACATCTTCGATATATATCAGCATTATTTCTCTTATAAATAAGTAATTTTTAAATATCTTATATTTTAAATTTAGCTATAATACTTCTTAACTCTTCAGACATTTGAGATAGAAGTTTACTAGATGAAGCTATCTCCTCAACAGATGCTAGTTGTTCCTCAGCAGCTGCTGATATTGTTTGAGTCTCATCAGCTATATTACTACTTATGTTTTTAATATTATTTACCGAATCAACAGATTCTTTGGTTCCAACAGTTATTTCAGTGATAGAGTCTGATATTTCATGAATCTGCCTAGATATTTCTATTATCATTTGAAGGATTTCCTTAAAACTTGTTCCTGCAACATCAACAACATCTGCTCCTGTTTTAACTTCTTTTGAATTTTCATTCATAACTGCAACTGCACTATTTGTTTTATTTTGTACATCATTAATAATTCCAGCTATTTCTTTAGTTGCCTCTTGTGATTGTTCTGCTAACTTTCTGATTTCTTCTGCTACAACACTAAAACCTTTCCCTGCTTCCCCAGCCCTTGCAGATTCTATTGCCGCATTTAATGCTAGAAGATTTGTTTGCTCTGATATACCTTGGATTGTATCAAGTATTTGTCCAATTTTCACTGATTTCTCTTCAAGCTCGCTTATAATAAGCGATGTTTCACTGGTCTTTTTCTCTATTATTTCCATTTGGTTCATTGCCTTCTCTACAGCATCTTCACCAGCATTTGCTGATATTTTCGCCTTATCTGTTAAAGATGAAACGGATTTTGTATTTTCAGATGCTACATTTATCTTATTAGATATGTTTTCAACCACTTTGTTTGTGCTATTAGCAAAAGAAAATTGCTCATCTGCTCCATTTGCCATTGTTGTTACTGCGGATGCAACTAAATTTGATGCATCTGCTGATTGTTCAGCACTTGCTGTAAGCTCTTCAGATGATAATACTAATTGTTCAGATGTATTACCTAATTGTTTTATTAATTCAATAATGTTTTTGGTCATCTTATCTATCGCATTACTTACAACACCAAATTCACTCTTATCATTAAGACTTTCTTCTTTTATCCTTACAGAAAAATCACCTTGAGATAAAGAACCTATATATATTACAAAATCATTTAATCTCTTTGTGATACGTTTTGTTATTAGTATTCCTAATAAAATTATTAAGATTGAAGCTATAATCACAATACTTAAAAATGCTACTGTTGCAATTTTTAAATTTGTTTTATTTTGGGTGTTTATTTTTTCAGCAATTTGTCTATTGTGTTCTCCAAGTTCTACTAAATCATCTAAGAAAGCATCAGCATATGATTCAACGTTTTTCTCGTAATATTCGTAAGCTTCTTGATTTTTGTTTTCACCAGCTAAGTTTAGTGCAACTTTTCTTCCTTCCCTATATTTATCTAAATTACTATCAATCTTACTGATCTTATCAGCCTCAAAATCATCTAATTTCATTTTTTTATAAAGAGCCATATAGTTGTTAAATTCTTCAGCACGAGTATTTACATCTTTTGTTAACTCACTATTTTCATTTTTATCAGTAGTTACCATAATTCTAAAAATGTCAGCTGAAATAGCCCTTGCATTTACTCTAGACTCACTAAGCCATTCACTAGATAGCAGTCTTTCACTATACATAACCTCCATGCTTTTACTAGACGTTTGTAAAAAATAGTAACCAGTTATTCCAACTGCAAATAACCCTACTAAAGAGCAAATTATAAGCAAAGTTAATTTTTTACCTACCTTTAAATTATTAAGCCACGTCATTTTATTGTCCCCCTTATCTTCATACTAGAATCTTAAATATAATTTCATTATTATAATATATTTATTAGAATGATTAATTAAAAATAAAAAAACCAACAAAAACTTAATATATTTATGTATTACTAAGTTTTAATTGGTCGGTTGCACAACTAGCTCCAAATTCTCAAAGTTCCCAAATATAGAGAATTTTTCATTGCTTCCAATTGTTCTGTTTTATAAATACATTTACCTAATATATAGAAATATTATCATATTCATGTAAAAAAATCAATGATTCTTAACATAAATTGTCGAAATTTATTCCATGAATTTCATGATGCTTTACCATTATTTTTTTATAATGGTAATTTTTAACAGAATAAACATTCCCTATTCAATAAAATTAATTCACTAGTGTTCCTTTAATTAATATCAATTACCTTGTATGTAGTCTTCAGGGATTGAACAATGAAAAAATCCTATGCAGAATCAAAATTAATTCTACTCAGGATCTCCTCTTCATAATTTTATTCACTAAGTAAATCATCTATAAAAGCTATATATAAATATGAAGAACCTTAAAAATGAATACTAAAAACTCTATTTTTTAATGTTTCTTTTCATACATTCTTATAAAATTTTTGAGTAATATGATATCATTTATTAAAGCACACCCATTCTTCGCAGTCCCATATATCTGTAGTAATATCTTTATAAAATTCCGGTTCATGACATACTAAAATCATGCTTCCTTCATATTCCTTTAACGCACGCTTTAATTCATTTTTAGCATTAGTATCCAGGTGATTTGTTGGTTCATCTAGCACTAATACATTTGTATATTCATTAATAAGTTTACATAATCTGACTTTAGCCTGCTCTCCTCCGCTTAATATATTGATAGGGCTATCTATATGCTGCCTTGTTAATCCACACCTAGCCAATTCTCTCCTTACCTCAGTTTGAGTTAGGTGAGGAAAATCACTCCAAACATCATATAAAACTGAATTAGTGCTATTCCATGCAATTTCCTGCTCAAAATATCCTATTTTTCTATGCTCACTTAAAGTAATTTCACCATTTATAGGTTTTAGCATTCCAAGTAAGGTTTTTAGCAGAGTTGTCTTCCCTAAGCCATTAGCTCCTGTTACTGCAATTTTTTGTCCTCTTTTCATTTTTAAGTTTAAAGGTTTGCTTAAAGGTCTGTTATATCCGATAATCAAGTTGCTTACTTCAAAGATTATACTCTCTGGCATTTTTACAGTTTTAAAATTAAAATGAGGTTTTATAATTTCTTTTTTTATTTCTATTCTTTCAATCTTATTAAGTTTCTTTTCTCTTGATTTAGCTTGCTTTGAAGTTGAGGCTCTTACTTTATTTTTTCTTATATAATCTTCAAGCTTCGCTATTTCATTTTGTTGTTCCTTATATTCAATCAATCTCTGCTCTTTACGTATTTCGTATAGTTTAATAAAATAGTCATAATTTCCTTCATATCTTGTTAGTGTTTTGTGCTCAAGATGATAAACTACGTTTACCACATTATTTAAAAAAACATTATCATGTGATACTAATATAAATGCATTTTCATAATTAATTAAGTAATTTTTTAGCCATTCAATATGTTCTTCATCTAAATGATTAGTCGGCTCATCCAGTAATAAAATATCTGGCTTTTGCAAAAGTAATTTAGCAAGTAAAATTTTAGTTCTTTGCCCGCCACTTAAAGTTGAAACATCTTTATCCAGAAGTTCCTTAATTCCAAGACCTACCGCAGTTGCCTGTATTTTAGAATTAATGCTGTAAAAATCATTTTTATCTAATATTTCTTGCATGATAGCAATTTTATTTAAAGACTTTTCCATATTTTTCTCACTCATATTTTCAAGATCAATATATAAACTATTAATTTTGCTTTCTATATTAAATAAATTAGCAAATGCTTCTTTTAGGAAATTTAATGCATTAATTCCTACTTTCAAATCAACCAGTTGATCCATATAACCAATGCTGAATTTATTATTCCATTCAATGGTACCTTTATCTGGCAATATTTGATCCGTAATGATTTTCATAAAAGTCGATTTTCCTTCCCCATTAGCACCAATAAGTCCAATATGCTCTCCTTTTAATAATCTAAAAGATACATCATTAAATAATATCCTATCCCCAAATGAATGACTCATGTTTTCAATTGTTAAAATACTCATATTTTACATCTCCTTGTGTCCTCATAATAAATGATATCATCATGTAATATGAAGACCAAGTTTAAGAATAAATCTGTAATGTTTATAATCATTCTGAAAAAAGGCACATTCTCCATAGCAATGACTGTGAAAAATATGCCTTTTCTTTTATATTTAAGTAGAATTTTTTTGTTTCCTTATTATTCTTCTAATACTACCTTCAGTTAAAAAATACTGTTCAGATAAAATTTTAACGGACATTCCAGATGAATACTTATTAAAAATTTCTTTATCTCTTACACTAAGGTATCTTTTAGTCTCAGTATTTTCTCCCCATGATTTTTTATTTTCATTTTTTCTTGGTATATAGATATATCCACCATCTGTATATTTTTGAATTAGTTCAATTATATTATATGGCAGTATATTTTGTGCTTTTTCATATTTCATAATTTCTTCGCTCCACTCTACATTTAATATCTAAATGAGAATGCAAAGACCTATTATAATATGAAAAACTTAATGTTGATATATTGGCTCCAGGCAAAAGTTTTTCACATATTATAATCTTTGCATGGAGCTAACTACTATTACTAAAAACATAATGAATTCACTTCCTTTTCATTCTATAATATTATATCACAATAACTTGTGTCAATTTTGACGCTTTGAGCCTCAAATGTAATTCGTATTCCTAAATCATCAGAAAATACTTCATTATAATTTAACTCAACTTACTAAAAACATAATCAATATCTCTGGTTATTTTACTATCTATAAATCCATTATCCATCATACTCTTTAGTATTTCCATAGCCTTTTTGTGGCATAATCCCTCTCTATATGGTCTTTCCTCCGTAAGTGCCTGATAGATATCAAGACAAGTCATAAGGCGTGAATTAAAATCTAATTCTTTTTCTGTCATACCACGAGGATATCCTTTTCCATTTAACTTTTCATGATGATTTGAAGCCCATTCAGTAATATCCTCAAATCCTTTTATTTCTTGAAGGGCTAATCTGGTATACTCCGGATGTTTCATTATAATTTTAAATTCCTCATCAGAAAGTTTATCAGGCTTGTCTAATACATCATTAGGCACTGCTAGTTTACCAATATCATGAAGATCGGCTGCAATAATTAACTTCATCTTTTCTTCCTTCTCTAAATTATAAAAATCTGACATAATAGCAACCTTTTCTGATAAGCCTTGAGAATGTCTTTGGGTATAGCTAGATTTAGAGTCAATAATTTTTGACAACACATTAGTTATACTATGAATTTCTTCAAAAGATAACTCTAAGCTATGCTTTGGAATTTCTTTTTTTAACGCTATACTAATAAAACTTTTTTCTAAGTTCTCCCAAAACTCCCCATCCCCAGCAACTTTTAAAAATGCCTTAACAATTCTTGAAGGAAATGATACATTTTCTTGATTTCTTACAAATTCACAAACTTTATTTTGCATATCGTGATTATTATTCTGTAAATCAAAAGTTTTTTCTAAAGCATCTGCAATTGCTATAATTTGCGACATTAATGGAATCTCTTCTCCCTTTAAGTTAAAGAATCCTGTACCATCATACCTTTCATGATGATACTTAATTATGTTTTTCACATTAGTAAGCAATGGATAATTTTTAATATTTCTTTCGCCAATTGTACAATGTTCTTTTACACCTTCTAATAATGCTGCATTTTTTAATTCTTTTGTAGCCAATTTTTCATGCAGGCTATATTCACTTAATCCATTGTCATGAAGCATTGCAAGTGCAGCTACATCGTGTAGCTCTTCAGAACTTAGCCCCATTTCCTTAGCGATACTAATTGAAATATATGCAGTTCTTTTTCCATGATTAGATGGCATCCCGAGAATATCCATCTCCACAAAGTCTAAAGCAAATGAAACAGCCATTAAAAACTCATTTAACCTAAATAACATAATTCTCCTCCTTATTACACTAACTTTATCTTTCGTATAAAAATATTTTATACTATTTCCGGTACTTTTACCACAAAATTAGTACCTTTACCAATTATGATATCTATTGTTATATTTTTGTCCCAGTTTCACTATATTTTTAAAAAATATAAGACTACCTCTATAAGTATGCATTAAACACCTTATACAAGTAGTCTTATAGTATATATAGCATTTTTTATTTCTAATGTGCTGTACGTAGTTATGAATTTCTATTTTCCTAATAATTCATCAACTAGTGCCCTATTGTTTTCTACGCAATGCCCACAGCCAGTTCCAACTTCAGTTTTTTCTTGAACTTCTTCAAATGATTTTGCGCCATTAGCAATAGCATTCTTTATGTCTTTTACTTTAACATTTTTACATCCGCATATTACTTTATCATCATCCATTATATTGCCTCCTTAGTTATTATTAGCTTAAATATAAAGCTTTTTACACAGAATAGTTTTAACACTTTTATTTTTATTATGTATACTAATATTGAAATTCAAAGCATACGTAACCCAAAATTCAATATTAATATTTTTGGTGTAAAAGCTTTGATTAATAAAATTTCACAAATTCAGCAGGAGGCTTTCTATATCCTCTAATTTTATTACTACTCTTGTCCATCTTCCCCATAGTAATCATTAAAACTGGGACTTCATTCTCTGGTATATTTAATAACTTACCAATCTTCTCCTTTTCAAAATATATCATTGGGCATGTATCCCAGCCTTTATTTTTAGCTAATAACATAAATAGCATTGCTGACAATGATCCATTTCTTATAGCTTCATCATGCTTAAATTCTTCTCCCCAGCCTTCATAAAGACTATTAATAGTATTAAGCATGATTTCATAATCAGTTTTATCAATCATTCCAAGCATCATTGAGCCTTCATAAATTTTATCTGCTGATAAGTATGCGTTTTTATCTCCTGTAACAATTATAGTTGCCGAAGCAGTTTTTATTTTGTACTGTTTAAATGATGCATCATAAACTTTCTCCATAAGTTCTTTATCTTCTACAACATAATACTTAGCATGTTGCAAATTAAAAGCAGAAGGTGCAAGTGAAAGTTCTCTAAATATGTCATTAAAATCTTCTCTAGGTATTTTAATATTTTCAATAAATTTATTGGCTGATCTTCTTTCTCTTACAATTTTTAAAAAATCATTCATTATTAATCCCTCTTTTTATTCTTATTTTCTCTATAAAGTTCAACCAATCTCCCTCTGAAGATTAGTTGAACTTATACCATTCTTAATTTTCTTTCTTCATTTCTAAAATTAAAATATGAGATGTCTCTTTAGCTTTAATTAAAATATCTTCCTCAACTATTTCCATTCCATCTCTATTATTTAATTCAATGTCATTTATTATAGCGCCACCTTCTATTTGAACCAAATAAGCCTGTCTTCCTTCATTAACTTGAAAATTAATTTCTTTTCCTTTATCAAGTTCTAAAGAATAGACATTTATATCTTGATTTATTTTTATTGGTGCATTTCCATTTCTACTTGAAACCATATGAAGCCATTTATTTTGTCTATCGCTCCAGTCAAATCTATAATCTCCATAATTAGGCTTATAATCTTCCTTATCTGGGAATATCCATATCTGTAAAAATCTCAACTCATCTTTTCCTAAATTATGCTCACTATGATATACTCCTGTACCAGCACTCATATATTGAACATGAGCACGGGTTATTGCATTCTTATTTCCCATGCTGTCTCCATGTGTAAGCTCACCGTTAACTACATATGATATTATTTCCATATTTCTATGTGGATGAGTATCGAATCCAGTGTTAGGTTCAACTAAATCATCATTTATAACCCTTAGAACTCCAAACTTTATATTATGTGGATTATAGTATTCTGCAAATGAAAAATGAAATTTGCTTCTTAACCATCCTAAATTACTACTTCCCATATTTCCGCTATCAATTCTTCTTAACATTTTTTATCCTCCTCTATTTTATCTAACTCTATCAAATTTCAAATCATATTCACAAAATTTACTTTATCAATAAGTAATAGATATGAGAGAATATTTAAAAAGTATTACTAACAAACTCGAAGAGTTTTATCTAATACTCCTACTTCCTCACTCTTGTCTTTTAACTCTATTATAGAATA from the Clostridium beijerinckii genome contains:
- a CDS encoding methyl-accepting chemotaxis protein, with protein sequence MTWLNNLKVGKKLTLLIICSLVGLFAVGITGYYFLQTSSKSMEVMYSERLLSSEWLSESRVNARAISADIFRIMVTTDKNENSELTKDVNTRAEEFNNYMALYKKMKLDDFEADKISKIDSNLDKYREGRKVALNLAGENKNQEAYEYYEKNVESYADAFLDDLVELGEHNRQIAEKINTQNKTNLKIATVAFLSIVIIASILIILLGILITKRITKRLNDFVIYIGSLSQGDFSVRIKEESLNDKSEFGVVSNAIDKMTKNIIELIKQLGNTSEQLVLSSEELTASAEQSADASNLVASAVTTMANGADEQFSFANSTNKVVENISNKINVASENTKSVSSLTDKAKISANAGEDAVEKAMNQMEIIEKKTSETSLIISELEEKSVKIGQILDTIQGISEQTNLLALNAAIESARAGEAGKGFSVVAEEIRKLAEQSQEATKEIAGIINDVQNKTNSAVAVMNENSKEVKTGADVVDVAGTSFKEILQMIIEISRQIHEISDSITEITVGTKESVDSVNNIKNISSNIADETQTISAAAEEQLASVEEIASSSKLLSQMSEELRSIIAKFKI
- a CDS encoding ABC-F family ATP-binding cassette domain-containing protein, encoding MSILTIENMSHSFGDRILFNDVSFRLLKGEHIGLIGANGEGKSTFMKIITDQILPDKGTIEWNNKFSIGYMDQLVDLKVGINALNFLKEAFANLFNIESKINSLYIDLENMSEKNMEKSLNKIAIMQEILDKNDFYSINSKIQATAVGLGIKELLDKDVSTLSGGQRTKILLAKLLLQKPDILLLDEPTNHLDEEHIEWLKNYLINYENAFILVSHDNVFLNNVVNVVYHLEHKTLTRYEGNYDYFIKLYEIRKEQRLIEYKEQQNEIAKLEDYIRKNKVRASTSKQAKSREKKLNKIERIEIKKEIIKPHFNFKTVKMPESIIFEVSNLIIGYNRPLSKPLNLKMKRGQKIAVTGANGLGKTTLLKTLLGMLKPINGEITLSEHRKIGYFEQEIAWNSTNSVLYDVWSDFPHLTQTEVRRELARCGLTRQHIDSPINILSGGEQAKVRLCKLINEYTNVLVLDEPTNHLDTNAKNELKRALKEYEGSMILVCHEPEFYKDITTDIWDCEEWVCFNK
- a CDS encoding CD3324 family protein, with the protein product MKYEKAQNILPYNIIELIQKYTDGGYIYIPRKNENKKSWGENTETKRYLSVRDKEIFNKYSSGMSVKILSEQYFLTEGSIRRIIRKQKNST
- a CDS encoding HD-GYP domain-containing protein, with amino-acid sequence MLFRLNEFLMAVSFALDFVEMDILGMPSNHGKRTAYISISIAKEMGLSSEELHDVAALAMLHDNGLSEYSLHEKLATKELKNAALLEGVKEHCTIGERNIKNYPLLTNVKNIIKYHHERYDGTGFFNLKGEEIPLMSQIIAIADALEKTFDLQNNNHDMQNKVCEFVRNQENVSFPSRIVKAFLKVAGDGEFWENLEKSFISIALKKEIPKHSLELSFEEIHSITNVLSKIIDSKSSYTQRHSQGLSEKVAIMSDFYNLEKEEKMKLIIAADLHDIGKLAVPNDVLDKPDKLSDEEFKIIMKHPEYTRLALQEIKGFEDITEWASNHHEKLNGKGYPRGMTEKELDFNSRLMTCLDIYQALTEERPYREGLCHKKAMEILKSMMDNGFIDSKITRDIDYVFSKLS
- a CDS encoding (2Fe-2S)-binding protein, giving the protein MDDDKVICGCKNVKVKDIKNAIANGAKSFEEVQEKTEVGTGCGHCVENNRALVDELLGK
- a CDS encoding nitroreductase family protein, with amino-acid sequence MNDFLKIVRERRSANKFIENIKIPREDFNDIFRELSLAPSAFNLQHAKYYVVEDKELMEKVYDASFKQYKIKTASATIIVTGDKNAYLSADKIYEGSMMLGMIDKTDYEIMLNTINSLYEGWGEEFKHDEAIRNGSLSAMLFMLLAKNKGWDTCPMIYFEKEKIGKLLNIPENEVPVLMITMGKMDKSSNKIRGYRKPPAEFVKFY
- a CDS encoding pirin family protein, producing the protein MLRRIDSGNMGSSNLGWLRSKFHFSFAEYYNPHNIKFGVLRVINDDLVEPNTGFDTHPHRNMEIISYVVNGELTHGDSMGNKNAITRAHVQYMSAGTGVYHSEHNLGKDELRFLQIWIFPDKEDYKPNYGDYRFDWSDRQNKWLHMVSSRNGNAPIKINQDINVYSLELDKGKEINFQVNEGRQAYLVQIEGGAIINDIELNNRDGMEIVEEDILIKAKETSHILILEMKKEN